Proteins encoded together in one Xenopus laevis strain J_2021 chromosome 6L, Xenopus_laevis_v10.1, whole genome shotgun sequence window:
- the LOC108718792 gene encoding neuropeptides B/W receptor type 1, producing the protein MENISLNFFSNLSRRSEWLNGSMPQIIPNFYLALPIIYSIICAVGLTGNTAVIYVILKAPKMKSVTNIFILNLAIADELFTLVLPINIVDYLLLQWPFGEFMCKLIISIDEYNTFSSLYFLTVMSIDRYLVVVATVESKKLSYRTYRAAKIVSLCIWIFVTIIILPFVIFAKIHKEHGRLQCLFVFPNPESLWWQMSRIYTLIMGFAIPVSTICILYTMMLYKLRKMRLNTNAKALDKAKKKVTFMVVVILAVCLFCWTPYHLSTVVALTTDIPQTPAVLGISLFITSLSYANSCLNPFLYAFLDDSFRKSFRKLLECRSS; encoded by the coding sequence ATGGAAAACATATCCCTGAATTTTTTCTCCAACTTGTCGAGGAGGTCAGAGTGGCTGAATGGATCGATGCCTCAGATCATTCCCAACTTTTATCTGGCTTTGCCCATCATCTATTCTATCATCTGTGCTGTTGGACTGACAGGAAACACAGCTGTTATTTATGTTATTCTCAAGGCACCAAAAATGAAGTCGGTCACCAACATTTTCATCTTGAACTTGGCTATCGCCGATGAACTCTTCACACTGGTGCTGCCCATTAACATAGTCGATTATCTGTTACTACAGTGGCCCTTTGGTGAGTTTATGTGCAAGCTTATTATATCCATTGATGAGTACAATACCTTTTCCAGCCTATACTTTTTAACGGTCATGAGCATTGACCGATATCTAGTGGTTGTAGCAACTGTAGAGTCTAAAAAGTTGTCTTACCGCACCTACAGGGCTGCGAAAATTGTAAGTCTCTGCATATGGATTTTCGTtactatcataatattgccttttgtTATCTTTGCCAAGATTCACAAGGAGCATGGCCGCTTGCAGTGTCTTTTTGTATTTCCCAATCCAGAGAGCCTGTGGTGGCAAATGAGCCGAATCTACACTCTTATCATGGGCTTTGCAATCCCTGTGTCCACCATCTGCATTCTGTATACCATGATGCTTTACAAATTAAGAAAAATGCGCTTAAACACAAATGCAAAAGCCTTAGATAAAGCCAAGAAGAAAGTGACTTTCATGGTTGTGGTCATCCTTGCAGTGTGTCTCTTCTGCTGGACTCCGTACCATCTCAGCACGGTGGTGGCCCTAACTACCGATATCCCACAGACTCCAGCAGTACTTGGAATATCCTTGTTCATAACAAGCTTGAGTTATGCAAACAGCTGTCTCAACcccttcctctatgccttttTAGATGATAGTTTTAGGAAAAGCTTTAGAAAATTGTTAGAATGCAGATCATCATGA